One part of the Marinobacterium rhizophilum genome encodes these proteins:
- a CDS encoding lytic transglycosylase domain-containing protein: protein MPQGIATLVALGALLWTVSPGLLAGELQVPITLDYRILDQALDEQLLSGPGNTAELFTDGSRCNSLRLSNPRIEGTDDGQVRILTDISTRTGIPTGNHCMLPLEWNGVIETRHQAYIDRHRPAIDFRIVDSGILETNEQTRAVPGVIWNWIKDFIQPRFDAVSVDLAPAVGNLQDLLQLVLHAPQAAGARVPVRLALHRVTATPAGLNLVLRAQLPDPPPNWTPASDQVLTEAELAHWDTRWQAWDGFATWLIKTLGASAEPELARALADLLLQARYDLRDALADDDRARDPVRDLFLNTWERLAPLLHDTRPTLPAVPALQYATFVSAADALSTLDRIAPHLGVQLDRNSLRSFARLLVPRVSDDALEYGTEVDPALRALLGLDPEFNQNEEASTLPFAWLIPAAHAGQVTPALVARLTGWVPAATEIDDYLGTMAQLLDQVILAERSKGKVPGHAFDIYATLLRTTAWQESCWRQYVRKNGQVNTIQSPGGAIGLMQINRHVWRGVYNLDALGRDVGYNARAGNEILVHYLVDFAIKHREDQAAGDPRALARAAYGVYNGGPRHLERYRKATTSKHLKAVDDEFWKKYQAMDQRGPAALRACYGI, encoded by the coding sequence ATGCCACAGGGGATTGCCACGCTCGTCGCACTCGGAGCCTTGCTCTGGACTGTGTCCCCGGGACTGCTCGCCGGCGAACTGCAGGTTCCCATTACGCTGGACTACCGCATTCTGGACCAGGCACTGGACGAGCAGCTGCTGTCGGGGCCGGGCAATACCGCAGAACTCTTCACCGACGGCAGTCGCTGCAACAGCCTGCGCCTGTCCAACCCTCGCATCGAGGGCACGGATGACGGCCAGGTTCGCATCCTGACCGACATCAGCACCCGCACCGGCATTCCCACGGGCAACCACTGCATGCTGCCTCTGGAGTGGAATGGCGTGATCGAAACCCGGCACCAGGCCTATATCGACCGCCACAGGCCGGCCATCGACTTTCGCATTGTTGATTCCGGCATTCTTGAAACCAACGAACAGACCCGGGCGGTCCCCGGTGTCATCTGGAACTGGATCAAGGATTTCATCCAGCCGCGGTTCGATGCAGTCAGCGTGGACCTCGCCCCCGCCGTCGGCAATCTGCAAGACCTTCTGCAACTGGTATTGCACGCGCCGCAAGCGGCAGGCGCCAGGGTGCCTGTCCGCCTCGCGCTGCACCGGGTCACGGCAACGCCCGCCGGTCTGAACCTGGTGCTGCGGGCACAGCTTCCCGACCCGCCACCGAACTGGACACCGGCCAGCGACCAGGTGCTGACCGAGGCCGAACTGGCCCATTGGGACACCCGCTGGCAAGCCTGGGACGGCTTTGCCACCTGGCTGATCAAGACGCTCGGTGCCAGCGCCGAACCAGAACTCGCTAGGGCTCTGGCCGACCTGCTACTGCAGGCACGTTATGACCTGCGCGATGCACTGGCCGATGACGACCGCGCCCGTGACCCGGTACGGGATCTCTTTCTCAACACCTGGGAACGGCTGGCGCCGCTGCTGCATGACACCCGCCCGACCCTGCCCGCCGTACCGGCGCTGCAGTACGCCACCTTTGTCAGTGCCGCCGATGCCCTGAGTACCCTGGACAGGATCGCGCCGCACCTGGGCGTACAGCTGGACCGTAACAGCCTGCGCAGCTTCGCCCGCCTGCTGGTGCCCAGGGTCAGCGACGACGCTCTGGAGTACGGCACCGAGGTAGACCCGGCCCTGCGCGCACTGCTCGGGCTGGACCCGGAGTTCAACCAGAACGAGGAGGCATCGACCCTCCCTTTTGCCTGGCTGATCCCCGCTGCCCATGCCGGCCAGGTCACCCCTGCCCTGGTGGCCCGCCTGACGGGCTGGGTGCCGGCGGCAACGGAAATTGACGACTACCTGGGCACCATGGCGCAGCTGCTCGACCAGGTGATACTGGCCGAGCGCAGCAAGGGCAAGGTGCCCGGGCACGCTTTCGATATCTACGCCACCCTGCTGCGCACCACTGCCTGGCAGGAAAGCTGCTGGCGCCAGTACGTCCGCAAAAACGGCCAGGTGAACACCATCCAGTCACCGGGCGGTGCCATCGGCCTGATGCAGATCAACCGCCACGTCTGGCGCGGCGTGTACAACCTCGACGCCCTGGGCCGTGATGTCGGCTACAACGCCCGCGCCGGTAACGAGATCCTGGTGCACTACCTGGTCGACTTCGCCATCAAGCACAGGGAAGATCAGGCCGCCGGGGACCCCCGCGCCCTCGCCCGGGCCGCCTATGGCGTTTACAACGGCGGCCCGCGGCATCTGGAACGCTACCGCAAGGCCACGACCTCGAAACACCTCAAGGCGGTTGATGACGAGTTCTGGAAGAAATACCAGGCTATGGATCAGCGTGGCCCCGCTGCACTCAGGGCCTGTTACGGGATTTGA